Proteins encoded by one window of Panicum virgatum strain AP13 chromosome 7N, P.virgatum_v5, whole genome shotgun sequence:
- the LOC120680507 gene encoding SUPPRESSOR OF GAMMA RESPONSE 1-like has protein sequence MENSWIMTGVGLVKRIRNATHLISLRLGELVAEPYIKCPNCECGIDTTNVSLVWPELPAGVKFDPSDLELLQHLQGKSSVQNSNSHALIDDFIPTIEELGGICYTHPKNLPGIKMDGSSAHFFHKVSNAYGCGHRKRRKISGNDRSVCDEHMRWHKTGASKPIYDENGFKKGWKKILVLYKGSKRCGGKIDRDNWVMHQYHLGADEDEADGELVVSKVFYQLLAKKNDKSGMDDVELGSEPSAAKIDPRTPNSEPSVSKIDPRTPKTDPPQPHLPSNSPCNTEQYTPIQVDQEEEECGTSIRRVKVEGAECSAWFAELPPAIVVADLPASDEPRQLRDAPPVSPEPEATIPVNGSNTDLFNGLTDLDTTFPCLGTPSDSIADIQFGSQDSFGGWLDSFKFY, from the exons ATGGAAAA TTCGTGGATTATGACTGGGGTGGGACTCGTTAAAAGAATAAGAAACGCCACTCACTTGATCAGTCTTCGACTTGGTGAATTGGTTGCGGAACCATATATCAAGTGCCCTAACTGCGAATGTGGCATTGACACTACTAAT GTTTCTTTAGTGTGGCCAGAACTTCCTGCTGGTGTCAAATTTGATCCGTCAGATTTAGAACTCCTTCAGCATTTACAAGGAAAATCTAGCGTGCAGAATTCAAATTCCCATGCACTTATTGATGATTTTATACCTACTATAGAAGAGTTGGGGGGAATTTGCTATACGCATCCCAAAAATCTCCCCG GTATAAAGATGGATGGTAGCAGCGCCCATTTCTTCCATAAAGTATCAAACGCATATGGCTGTGGTCATCGCAAGCGCCGCAAGATTAGTGGCAACGATCGCAGTGTTTGTGACGAGCACATGAGATGGCATAAGACTGGAGCATCCAAACCCATATATGACGAGAATGGTTTCAAGAAAGGCTGGAAGAAGATCTTAGTTCTTTATAAAGGTTCTAAGAGATGTGGCGGCAAGATAGATAGAGACAATTGGGTGATGCATCAATATCATCTTGGTgcagatgaagatgaagcagatgGTGAACTGGTCGTCTCCAAAGTATTCTACCAATTGCTAGCAAAGAAAAATGACAAGTCTGGAATGGATGACGTTGAACTAGGATCTGAGCCATCTGCTGCAAAAATCGATCCTAGAACCCCAAATTCTGAGCCATCTGTTTCAAAAATCGATCCTAGAACCCCCAAAACCGATCCTCCCCAGCCCCATCTCCCGAGCAACAGCCCATGCAACACCGAGCAGTATACCCCCATTCAGGTGGATCAG gaggaagaagaatgtGGAACATCCATTCGCCGGGTGAAGGTTGAAGGAGCCGAATGTTCCGCATGGTTTGCTGAATTACCACCAGCTATTGTAGTTGCGGACCTTCCTGCCTCAGATGAACCGAGGCAGCTCAGGGATGCCCCTCCTGTAAGCCCTGAACCTGAAGCAACGATACCAGTCAATGGTTCTAACACGGACCTGTTTAATGGGTTGACTGATCTGGATACTACTTTTCCATGCCTTGGAACACCTTCAGATAGTATAGCT GACATACAATTTGGCTCACAGGATAGCTTCGGGGGCTGGTTGGACAGCTTCAAGTTCTACTGA